In Eriocheir sinensis breed Jianghai 21 chromosome 10, ASM2467909v1, whole genome shotgun sequence, the following proteins share a genomic window:
- the LOC126996667 gene encoding zinc finger protein castor homolog 1-like isoform X8 produces the protein MLGGGNFSTLLTLAALHEGKGGHGVPLPPTLEPHKSLPTTPTTSTTVTPGLAGLSLGAVGPTPSQLLTGGMGVRDALNKPQIDYSRYVKPFSSALECGNLSCREHNLREHFHCLECSCKVFSKKEEMIRHFKWHKKRDESLQHGFMRYSPSDDCSDRFSNCSHNRKQTHYHCLKESCDKVYISTSDVQMHANYHRKDSAIMQEGFQRFRASEDCGLPACAFSGQRTTHFHCMRTSCQYTFKNKADMEKHKTYHIKDEQLIKDGFKKFMKQEECPYEGCKFSRVVNHIHCIRPECNYVLHSSGQIFAHKRKHERQDHERAYRKYKLAQTMLGVPEGHPALAPLLHEALRPLGSYGGPLVNPLMGPMGGPLAGVPMGHSDQRSEDSSSPLGPCPPPSTPGTPGNLPPGLQRAPGLLMGGFPPPGLGESQHPLARLLGVTPPAAHGLFHGGSATSSTSTPCSSSSGPGSPVDLSLGMAGGEERDWERWLRYHGRDEPCQPGCDLSNVEHWHCDDCETVFRGRESAREHGRVHEQQTLITEDHYTMVTPADDPRPCPPDCPIQDHADHYHCNWLPVSSGHDSPQAIFTSFKLPKNSPPPHGTVGMPMGPHPMTPLGHLAQLGREASPPRLSIPSSTSSSSSSTTTTTSPCATGVPSVMPGGPQPVLLPLNGPLLANPLQPQAEIIDGFYPFGEGVPCPDQLCPLLGRRHYHCAHPRCIYVTAHADVLPLHAHDFHENTPIPEGFIAIDRNIDCRSPSCQSNKVNKHYHCTRCGFSFVRYQTLESHAEKHQQEEEGSSSHSLGPQSPIYLKKLRPDSPMDNTSATSGEPESPSKSQDFSPPVVKSSGTFYPLSPFPASTTAGMRPSSNNRGEAGALVTPIPPSSRPQNSTTYTLPVSGSLTITATRRSPLPHDMHSPIRDRMEQNESEERPDQDSDQPRPMSHQGDLYQARILQNLNRDQTPLAAAAAAAAAAAALGSDWHIPERHQQYGPEYSCGRPFCKLKKKEHFHCQICNQAFSEYERLKPHLLKHATCGPMNPLGMTNTGEEDAEIPADQEEDGNSVQPKVESIEHPSSPRSPINTSCFMGTTPSISISSPRQLNNNTINNSSGLTGHQTAPQFPLVYTQAASFPGLPSPFGPHLGMAGIFPGSLPRMLPPAAWQVHPTLAAMAHQGLMFPGVRPNGDLTHGSPGPGGLSGLHGSGPEPNPLLSPSLGTSPHLAMLGKRLGAEDFNSQEAKKIRCNNSLRLLKDEPVPDGYIRFRFNEDCQYPHCGYREHQTHFHCMRKDCGYSFCDKTRFVQHTARHERLDTLMGGDFNQFRSNISCGRPDCVYASMIGQQQNKASHFHCLKCDFVCTDTNKVVAHRRQHQKRDSINAAGFEKFTPSQPCGIQGCNHNQKQTHYHCLKCQYAVLGLSQMSAHKFRHLE, from the exons CAGTGACTCCCGGGCTGGCGGGTCTGTCGTTGGGCGCCGTGGGTCCGACGCCTTCCCAGCTCCTCACCGGTGGTATGGGGGTACGAGACGCCCTTAACAAACCTCAAATTGATTATTCCCGCTACGTGAAGCCCTTCAGCTCAGCTCTCGAATGTGGCAACCTCTCCTGCAGGGAACACAATCTAAG AGAACACTTCCATTGCTTAGAGTGCAGCTGCAAGGTATTtagcaagaaagaagaaatgattcGACACTTCAAATGGCACAAAAAACGAGACGAAAGCCTCCAGCACGGCTTCATGCGCTACTCTCCATCAGACGACTGCAGTGACCGCTTCTCAAACTGTTCACACAACCGCAAGCAGACACACTACCACTGTCTTAAG GAAAGCTGCGACAAGGTTTACATCAGCACGTCGGACGTCCAAATGCACGCTAACTACCACCGCAAGGACTCCGCCATCATGCAGGAGGGCTTCCAGAGGTTCCGCGCCTCAGAGGACTGCGGGTTGCCGGCGTGTGCCTTCAGCGGCCAACGAACCACACACTTCCACTGCATGAGAACCTCCTGCCAGTATACCTTCAAGAACAAAGCCGATATGG AAAAACATAAGACTTACCATATAAAGGACGAGCAGCTGATCAAGGACGGCTTTAAGAAGTTTATGAAACAAGAAGAATGTCCTTACGAAGGGTGCAAGTTTTCACGGGTTGTCAACCACATCCATTGCATCAGACCCGAGTGCAACTACGTCCTACACTCATCCGGCCAGATCTTCGCCCACAAG AGAAAACATGAACGCCAGGATCACGAGAGGGCTTACCGCAAGTACAAGCTTGCCCAGACCATGCTGGGGGTGCCAGAGGGGCACCCAGCCCTGGCGCCACTCCTGCACGAGGCACTCCGCCCTCTTGGTTCCTACGGAGGACCCCTGGTCAACCCTCTAATGGGTCCTATGGGTGGCCCGTTGGCTGGCGTCCCCATGGGTCATAGTGACCAGAGAAGTGAAGACTCTTCGTCACCGTTAGGACCATGCCCCCCTCCCAGCACCCCTGGCACACCTGGCAACTTGCCGCCGGGACTCCAGCGTGCTCCTGGTTTGTTAATGGGAGGCTTCCCGCCACCAGGCCTTGGCGAATCCCAGCACCCCCTGGCTCGCCTCTTGGGTGTGACTCCGCCGGCAGCTCATGGACTTTTCCATGGGGGCTCCGCCACAAGTTCAACATCGAcgccatgctcctcctcctctgggccaGGATCCCCTGTGGACCTGAGTCTAGGGATGGCAGGCGGCGAGGAGAGGGACTGGGAGCGCTGGCTAAGGTACCACGGGAGGGATGAGCCGTGTCAACCTGGCTGTGATTTGTCCAATGTGGAACACTGGCATTGTGATGACTGTGAAACAGTTTTTCGTGGTCGTGAGAGTGCACGGGAACACGGGAGAGTGCACGAGCAGCAGACACTGATCACTGAAGACCACTACACAATGGTTACTCCGGCTGATGACCCGCGCCCCTGCCCTCCCGACTGTCCCATCCAGGACCATGCCGACCACTACCACTGTAACTGG CTCCCGGTATCGAGTGGCCATGACTCCCCGCAGGCCATCTTTACCAGCTTCAAGTTGCCTAAGAACTCCCCTCCGCCTCATGGAACAGTGGGCATGCCTATGGGACCCCACCCTATGACGCCGTTGGGACATTTGGCTCAGCTGGGGCGCGAGGCCTCCCCACCTCGGCTGTCCATTCCcagtagcaccagcagcagcagttccagcaccaccaccaccaccagcccgtGTGCCACGGGGGTCCCATCTGTCATGCCCGGCGGCCCTCAGCCAGTCCTTCTCCCCCTCAACGGACCACTGCTCGCCAATCCACTCCAGCCACAG gcaGAGATAATAGACGGGTTCTATCCATTTGGAGAAGGTGTTCCCTGCCCGGACCAACTGTGCCCACTGCTGGGTCGCAGGCACTATCACTGTGCCCACCCTCGTTGCATTTACGTCACTGCCCATGCTGACGTTCTGCCTCTCCATGCCCATGACTTCCATGAAAATACGCCTATCCCCGAGGGCTTCATCGCCATTGACCGCAATATTGACTGCCGTTCACCCAGCTGCCAAAG CAATAAGGTGAACAAGCACTACCACTGCACCCGCTGTGGCTTCTCCTTCGTGCGATATCAGACACTCGAGTCTCATGCTGAGAAGCACcaacaagaagaggagggtaGTTCTTCCCACAGCCTTGGTCCCCAGTCCCCCATCTACCTGAAGAAGCTGCGTCCTGACAGCCCCATGGACAACACCTCAGCTACCAGTGGAGAGCCTGAGTCTCCCAGCAAGTCACAAG ACTTTTCTCCTCCAGTGGTTAAGTCATCAGGGACCTTCTACCCATTGTCCCCCTTCCCTGCATCGACTACAGCCGGTATGCGGCCGTCTTCAAACAATCGAGGGGAGGCTGGGGCGCTTGTCACACCGATTCCGCCATCATCACGTCCTCAAAACTCAACAACCTACACACTACCGGTCTCTGGAAGTCTTACTATCACCGCCACTCGCCGCTCACCGCTTCCTCATGACATGCACTCACCCATCAGAGACCGCATGGAACAGAACGAGTCGGAAGAACGTCCTGACCAAGACTCTGACCAGCCTCGGCCTATGAGTCATCAAGGGGACCTTTATCAAGCCCGCATCCTTCAGAATCTAAATCGAGATCAGACACCATTGGCAGCAGCTGCTGCTGCAGCAGCCGCAGCAGCAGCTCTGGGCTCAGACTGGCACATTCCAGAGCGTCACCAACAGTATGGCCCAGAATATTCTTGTGGGAGGCCGTTCTGTAAACTGAAGAAAAAGGAACATTTCCATTGTCAGATTTGCAATCAAGCTTTCAGTGAATACGAGAGATTAAAGCCTCATCTTCTCAAGCATGCGACGTGTGGCCCAATGAATCCACTAGGCATGACCAATACAGGagaggaggatgcagaaataCCAGCAGATCAAGAGGAGGATGGAAACAGTGTTCAACCTAAAGTGGAATCTATTGAACACCCTAGCAGTCCGAGGAGCCCTATTAATACCTCATGCTTCATGGGCACAACACCAAGCATCTCCATCAGCAGCCCAAGACAACTCAATAACAACACCATCAATAACAGCAGTGGCCTCACTGGACACCAGACTGCACCACAGTTTCCCCTTGTATACACTCAAGCTGCAAGTTTCCCCGGCCTCCCATCCCCCTTCGGACCTCACTTAGGCATGGCAGGAATATTCCCTGGTTCCTTACCACGCATGTTGCCCCCGGCTGCTTGGCAGGTCCACCCAACCCTCGCCGCCATGGCTCACCAGGGCCTCATGTTTCCCGGGGTTCGTCCCAATGGGGACCTGACGCATGGGTCACCTGGCCCTGGAGGACTGTCAGGGTTGCACGGGTCGGGTCCAGAACCTAACCCTTTGTTGTCCCCCTCCCTTGGAACTTCTCCACACTTGGCCATGCTGGGAAAGAGGCTTGGAGCAGAAGACTTTAACTCCCAGGAAGCCAAGAAGATTCGTTGCAATAACTCTCTGCGTTTGCTCAAAGATGAGCCAGTGCCAGACGGTTACATTCGATTCAG GTTCAATGAGGACTGCCAGTATCCTCACTGCGGGTACCGTGAGCACCAGACTCACTTCCACTGCATGAGGAAGGACTGTGGATACTCCTTCTGCGACAAAACGCGCTTCGTGCAGCACACGGCACGCCACGAGCGGCTGGACACACTCATGGGCGGAGATTTCAATCAATTCCGTTCAAACATCTCCTGCGGCCGTCCTGACTGTGTGTACGCCTCAATGATAG GGCAACAACAGAACAAGGCATCGCATTTCCACTGCCTCAAATGTGACTTCGTGTGTACCGACACCAACAAGGTGGTGGCGCATCGCAGGCAGCACCAGAAACGTGACTCCATCAACGCTGCTGGCTTTGAGAAGTTCACGCCGTCCCAGCCGTGTGGCATCCAAGGATGCAACCACAACCAGAAGCAGACCCACTACCACTGTCTAAAGTGCCAGTATGCGGTGTTAGGCCTCAGCCAGATGTCTGCACACAAATTCCGACACTTGGAATGA
- the LOC126996667 gene encoding zinc finger protein castor homolog 1-like isoform X1 — protein sequence MLGGGNFSTLLTLAALHEGKGGHGVPLPPTLEPHKSLPTTPTTSTTVTPGLAGLSLGAVGPTPSQLLTGGMGVRDALNKPQIDYSRYVKPFSSALECGNLSCREHNLREHFHCLECSCKVFSKKEEMIRHFKWHKKRDESLQHGFMRYSPSDDCSDRFSNCSHNRKQTHYHCLKESCDKVYISTSDVQMHANYHRKDSAIMQEGFQRFRASEDCGLPACAFSGQRTTHFHCMRTSCQYTFKNKADMEKHKTYHIKDEQLIKDGFKKFMKQEECPYEGCKFSRVVNHIHCIRPECNYVLHSSGQIFAHKRKHERQDHERAYRKYKLAQTMLGVPEGHPALAPLLHEALRPLGSYGGPLVNPLMGPMGGPLAGVPMGHSDQRSEDSSSPLGPCPPPSTPGTPGNLPPGLQRAPGLLMGGFPPPGLGESQHPLARLLGVTPPAAHGLFHGGSATSSTSTPCSSSSGPGSPVDLSLGMAGGEERDWERWLRYHGRDEPCQPGCDLSNVEHWHCDDCETVFRGRESAREHGRVHEQQTLITEDHYTMVTPADDPRPCPPDCPIQDHADHYHCNWEGCGEAILAAGDKPFRRLEHFRMHDYARRLTLAPPGSGGPIGVAAVTSVDAMFKRKRGRPPKNRVIEVWNDYLPVSSGHDSPQAIFTSFKLPKNSPPPHGTVGMPMGPHPMTPLGHLAQLGREASPPRLSIPSSTSSSSSSTTTTTSPCATGVPSVMPGGPQPVLLPLNGPLLANPLQPQAEIIDGFYPFGEGVPCPDQLCPLLGRRHYHCAHPRCIYVTAHADVLPLHAHDFHENTPIPEGFIAIDRNIDCRSPSCQSNKVNKHYHCTRCGFSFVRYQTLESHAEKHQQEEEGSSSHSLGPQSPIYLKKLRPDSPMDNTSATSGEPESPSKSQDFSPPVVKSSGTFYPLSPFPASTTAGMRPSSNNRGEAGALVTPIPPSSRPQNSTTYTLPVSGSLTITATRRSPLPHDMHSPIRDRMEQNESEERPDQDSDQPRPMSHQGDLYQARILQNLNRDQTPLAAAAAAAAAAAALGSDWHIPERHQQYGPEYSCGRPFCKLKKKEHFHCQICNQAFSEYERLKPHLLKHATCGPMNPLGMTNTGEEDAEIPADQEEDGNSVQPKVESIEHPSSPRSPINTSCFMGTTPSISISSPRQLNNNTINNSSGLTGHQTAPQFPLVYTQAASFPGLPSPFGPHLGMAGIFPGSLPRMLPPAAWQVHPTLAAMAHQGLMFPGVRPNGDLTHGSPGPGGLSGLHGSGPEPNPLLSPSLGTSPHLAMLGKRLGAEDFNSQEAKKIRCNNSLRLLKDEPVPDGYIRFRFNEDCQYPHCGYREHQTHFHCMRKDCGYSFCDKTRFVQHTARHERLDTLMGGDFNQFRSNISCGRPDCVYASMIGQQQNKASHFHCLKCDFVCTDTNKVVAHRRQHQKRDSINAAGFEKFTPSQPCGIQGCNHNQKQTHYHCLKCQYAVLGLSQMSAHKFRHLE from the exons CAGTGACTCCCGGGCTGGCGGGTCTGTCGTTGGGCGCCGTGGGTCCGACGCCTTCCCAGCTCCTCACCGGTGGTATGGGGGTACGAGACGCCCTTAACAAACCTCAAATTGATTATTCCCGCTACGTGAAGCCCTTCAGCTCAGCTCTCGAATGTGGCAACCTCTCCTGCAGGGAACACAATCTAAG AGAACACTTCCATTGCTTAGAGTGCAGCTGCAAGGTATTtagcaagaaagaagaaatgattcGACACTTCAAATGGCACAAAAAACGAGACGAAAGCCTCCAGCACGGCTTCATGCGCTACTCTCCATCAGACGACTGCAGTGACCGCTTCTCAAACTGTTCACACAACCGCAAGCAGACACACTACCACTGTCTTAAG GAAAGCTGCGACAAGGTTTACATCAGCACGTCGGACGTCCAAATGCACGCTAACTACCACCGCAAGGACTCCGCCATCATGCAGGAGGGCTTCCAGAGGTTCCGCGCCTCAGAGGACTGCGGGTTGCCGGCGTGTGCCTTCAGCGGCCAACGAACCACACACTTCCACTGCATGAGAACCTCCTGCCAGTATACCTTCAAGAACAAAGCCGATATGG AAAAACATAAGACTTACCATATAAAGGACGAGCAGCTGATCAAGGACGGCTTTAAGAAGTTTATGAAACAAGAAGAATGTCCTTACGAAGGGTGCAAGTTTTCACGGGTTGTCAACCACATCCATTGCATCAGACCCGAGTGCAACTACGTCCTACACTCATCCGGCCAGATCTTCGCCCACAAG AGAAAACATGAACGCCAGGATCACGAGAGGGCTTACCGCAAGTACAAGCTTGCCCAGACCATGCTGGGGGTGCCAGAGGGGCACCCAGCCCTGGCGCCACTCCTGCACGAGGCACTCCGCCCTCTTGGTTCCTACGGAGGACCCCTGGTCAACCCTCTAATGGGTCCTATGGGTGGCCCGTTGGCTGGCGTCCCCATGGGTCATAGTGACCAGAGAAGTGAAGACTCTTCGTCACCGTTAGGACCATGCCCCCCTCCCAGCACCCCTGGCACACCTGGCAACTTGCCGCCGGGACTCCAGCGTGCTCCTGGTTTGTTAATGGGAGGCTTCCCGCCACCAGGCCTTGGCGAATCCCAGCACCCCCTGGCTCGCCTCTTGGGTGTGACTCCGCCGGCAGCTCATGGACTTTTCCATGGGGGCTCCGCCACAAGTTCAACATCGAcgccatgctcctcctcctctgggccaGGATCCCCTGTGGACCTGAGTCTAGGGATGGCAGGCGGCGAGGAGAGGGACTGGGAGCGCTGGCTAAGGTACCACGGGAGGGATGAGCCGTGTCAACCTGGCTGTGATTTGTCCAATGTGGAACACTGGCATTGTGATGACTGTGAAACAGTTTTTCGTGGTCGTGAGAGTGCACGGGAACACGGGAGAGTGCACGAGCAGCAGACACTGATCACTGAAGACCACTACACAATGGTTACTCCGGCTGATGACCCGCGCCCCTGCCCTCCCGACTGTCCCATCCAGGACCATGCCGACCACTACCACTGTAACTGG GAAGGTTGTGGCGAGGCCATCCTGGCAGCAGGGGACAAACCCTTCCGCCGTTTGGAACACTTCAGGATGCATGACTACGCCCGCCGCCTCACCCTGGCACCCCCGGGTTCAGGCGGTCCCATTGGTGTTGCCGCTGTCACCTCCGTCGACGCCATGTTCAAACGTAAACGCGGACGCCCGCCCAAGAACAGGGTCATCGAG GTGTGGAATGACTAC CTCCCGGTATCGAGTGGCCATGACTCCCCGCAGGCCATCTTTACCAGCTTCAAGTTGCCTAAGAACTCCCCTCCGCCTCATGGAACAGTGGGCATGCCTATGGGACCCCACCCTATGACGCCGTTGGGACATTTGGCTCAGCTGGGGCGCGAGGCCTCCCCACCTCGGCTGTCCATTCCcagtagcaccagcagcagcagttccagcaccaccaccaccaccagcccgtGTGCCACGGGGGTCCCATCTGTCATGCCCGGCGGCCCTCAGCCAGTCCTTCTCCCCCTCAACGGACCACTGCTCGCCAATCCACTCCAGCCACAG gcaGAGATAATAGACGGGTTCTATCCATTTGGAGAAGGTGTTCCCTGCCCGGACCAACTGTGCCCACTGCTGGGTCGCAGGCACTATCACTGTGCCCACCCTCGTTGCATTTACGTCACTGCCCATGCTGACGTTCTGCCTCTCCATGCCCATGACTTCCATGAAAATACGCCTATCCCCGAGGGCTTCATCGCCATTGACCGCAATATTGACTGCCGTTCACCCAGCTGCCAAAG CAATAAGGTGAACAAGCACTACCACTGCACCCGCTGTGGCTTCTCCTTCGTGCGATATCAGACACTCGAGTCTCATGCTGAGAAGCACcaacaagaagaggagggtaGTTCTTCCCACAGCCTTGGTCCCCAGTCCCCCATCTACCTGAAGAAGCTGCGTCCTGACAGCCCCATGGACAACACCTCAGCTACCAGTGGAGAGCCTGAGTCTCCCAGCAAGTCACAAG ACTTTTCTCCTCCAGTGGTTAAGTCATCAGGGACCTTCTACCCATTGTCCCCCTTCCCTGCATCGACTACAGCCGGTATGCGGCCGTCTTCAAACAATCGAGGGGAGGCTGGGGCGCTTGTCACACCGATTCCGCCATCATCACGTCCTCAAAACTCAACAACCTACACACTACCGGTCTCTGGAAGTCTTACTATCACCGCCACTCGCCGCTCACCGCTTCCTCATGACATGCACTCACCCATCAGAGACCGCATGGAACAGAACGAGTCGGAAGAACGTCCTGACCAAGACTCTGACCAGCCTCGGCCTATGAGTCATCAAGGGGACCTTTATCAAGCCCGCATCCTTCAGAATCTAAATCGAGATCAGACACCATTGGCAGCAGCTGCTGCTGCAGCAGCCGCAGCAGCAGCTCTGGGCTCAGACTGGCACATTCCAGAGCGTCACCAACAGTATGGCCCAGAATATTCTTGTGGGAGGCCGTTCTGTAAACTGAAGAAAAAGGAACATTTCCATTGTCAGATTTGCAATCAAGCTTTCAGTGAATACGAGAGATTAAAGCCTCATCTTCTCAAGCATGCGACGTGTGGCCCAATGAATCCACTAGGCATGACCAATACAGGagaggaggatgcagaaataCCAGCAGATCAAGAGGAGGATGGAAACAGTGTTCAACCTAAAGTGGAATCTATTGAACACCCTAGCAGTCCGAGGAGCCCTATTAATACCTCATGCTTCATGGGCACAACACCAAGCATCTCCATCAGCAGCCCAAGACAACTCAATAACAACACCATCAATAACAGCAGTGGCCTCACTGGACACCAGACTGCACCACAGTTTCCCCTTGTATACACTCAAGCTGCAAGTTTCCCCGGCCTCCCATCCCCCTTCGGACCTCACTTAGGCATGGCAGGAATATTCCCTGGTTCCTTACCACGCATGTTGCCCCCGGCTGCTTGGCAGGTCCACCCAACCCTCGCCGCCATGGCTCACCAGGGCCTCATGTTTCCCGGGGTTCGTCCCAATGGGGACCTGACGCATGGGTCACCTGGCCCTGGAGGACTGTCAGGGTTGCACGGGTCGGGTCCAGAACCTAACCCTTTGTTGTCCCCCTCCCTTGGAACTTCTCCACACTTGGCCATGCTGGGAAAGAGGCTTGGAGCAGAAGACTTTAACTCCCAGGAAGCCAAGAAGATTCGTTGCAATAACTCTCTGCGTTTGCTCAAAGATGAGCCAGTGCCAGACGGTTACATTCGATTCAG GTTCAATGAGGACTGCCAGTATCCTCACTGCGGGTACCGTGAGCACCAGACTCACTTCCACTGCATGAGGAAGGACTGTGGATACTCCTTCTGCGACAAAACGCGCTTCGTGCAGCACACGGCACGCCACGAGCGGCTGGACACACTCATGGGCGGAGATTTCAATCAATTCCGTTCAAACATCTCCTGCGGCCGTCCTGACTGTGTGTACGCCTCAATGATAG GGCAACAACAGAACAAGGCATCGCATTTCCACTGCCTCAAATGTGACTTCGTGTGTACCGACACCAACAAGGTGGTGGCGCATCGCAGGCAGCACCAGAAACGTGACTCCATCAACGCTGCTGGCTTTGAGAAGTTCACGCCGTCCCAGCCGTGTGGCATCCAAGGATGCAACCACAACCAGAAGCAGACCCACTACCACTGTCTAAAGTGCCAGTATGCGGTGTTAGGCCTCAGCCAGATGTCTGCACACAAATTCCGACACTTGGAATGA